Part of the Streptomyces sp. NBC_01460 genome, ACTGGCCGTCGTATCCGGCATACCCGGCGTGGGGGTGCTGGTCGTTCACCAACTTCTCTCTCGCCTCGGCAGCAGGACCTGTTCCGGGGTCCGGTGGGGGGATCCCGGGTGCGTGGTGGCCGCGACTGTACCCGGCGGTAGGAGGGCACGACAATCTTCGGAGGCCTCCAGCCCTGTAGGAAACGGGCAATCGGCCGCCTTTCGGGGGACCGGGCGTACATGCTTGGCCCTATGTTCGAAATTCGTTCTATTCGGCGTGCGCTGTGCGGTCGTTCAGCCGCCGGAGATCAGGCGACCGAGGCGGCTCCCGGGGCGGTTCCCGGGGTGCCGACGGCCGCACCGTCGGACTCGAGCGCCTGACGGATCGCGGACGCGACCGCGGGGTGCACCGGAAGGGCCAGGTGGCCGATACCGGTGACACGCACATTCACCGCGTCGAGGTCCGGGTGGTCGACGCAGGCCGTCTCGACGGGGAGCATCACCCGGTCCAGCTCGCTCCAGAAGCTGACGAACCGCGTCCGGCAGCCCGGAGCGGGGCGGCGCAGCTCCTCGATCAGATCGGAGCCGGCGCGCATCTGGCGGACGATGGGGTGGGCGCCCGCCAGCGGGGCGGCGGCCGTGCCGCCGTGCGGCGTACCGAGAGTGACGAGCGTGCGCACCCGGCGGTCCCCGCCGAGCCGCTGCACGTAGTACCGCGCGATGAGGCCGCCGAGACTGTGCCCGACGATGTCGATCTCGCGGTGCCCCGTGCGGGCGCAGATCTCCTCCACATGGCGATCCAGCAGTTCGGCCGCGGTGCGGATGTCGCAGGTCAGGGGTGAGTAGTTGAGCGACTCGAGATGGTGCCAGCCGTGGCGGGCCAGGGAGCGGCGGAGCAGGACGAAGACGGAGCGGTTGTCGATGAACCCGTGCAGCAGGACGACGGGCGGCCGGTCGCCGGCCGCGGTGGGCAGCACGGTGGCTTCGGCCGAACGGGTGATTCCGTCGGTGTCCGGGTCTGCGTCGGTGTCCGGTGCCGGGTGTCCGTCTCCGTCACGGCCGGTGCCGGTGCCTGTGCCGGATGGGGGCGGGGCCGCGGGGGCCCGGCGCTCCGGGGTCAGGCCGGACGGGTAGATGAGCACGTGTCCGGCGAGGATCACCAGCTCCAGCGCGGTGGCCCTGATCAGCGTCGACGACAACCAGGCGGGGCGCAGGCACGGCCTGCGCAGCAGTAGGGGTAGGAAGGACAGGACCTTCATGGCCGACCTCCTGCACTGGCACGCGGGGGAGGCGGCTCCCTGCCCCGTACGCCCTCACGGGAGTCGTCGCGGAGGTGACCGGCGGCCCTGACGCTGCCAGGGCCGTACCACCGTGCCGTGCGGCTGACGGCACGGTGGTACGACGACCTCGTTGCGGCTCCCTGGCGACGCTCCCCGCGCGGCCGGTGGGCCGCACGGTGCCGGGAACGACGCCGGCGAACATGTCCCATGTGTGATTTCCCCCTCCCGGTCCACCGCGAAACGACCATGTGCGGGATGCTGTGGATAACGTTCGTTCACATCACCGGCCCTCCGGGCACGGGAGACGCATGTGGAGGCAGTGATGGGTGTGACCGGTCCGATCCGTGTGGTGGTCGCCAAGCCGGGCCTCGACGGCCATGACCGCGGGGCGAAGGTGATCGCGCGGGCGCTGCGGGACGCGGGTATGGAGGTCATCTACACGGGGCTCCACCAGACCCCCGAGCAGATCGTGGACACGGCGATCCAGGAGGACGCCGACGCCATCGGTCTCTCCATCCTCTCCGGCGCCCACAACACGCTCTTCGCCAAGGTCATCGAGCTGCTCAAGGAGCGCGAGGCGGAGGACATCAAGGTGTTCGGCGGCGGCATCATCCCCGAGGCGGACATCGCTCCGCTCAAGGAGCAGGGCGTCGCGGAGATCTTCACCCCGGGCGCGACGACTGCCTCGATCGTGGACTGGGTCAACGCGCACGTCCGCCAGCCCGCGGGGGCCTGAGCCCGCCGCAGCGGGAGCTGATCCCCGGGTGCTGATCCCGGATCTGCGTACGGGCTGACCGCTGGGAGCGGCGCGTGTGGGAGGTCCTCGGTCGTGCCGTTCCGCGCGTGCCGTTCAGCCTGTGCCGTTCCGCGCGTGCCGTTCAGCCCCGCCGTCGTCTGCCAGCTCCGCGTCCATGGCGGCGCGCAGCCGCAGGGTGGAGACGAGGCGCTGGAAGGCCTCCGACCAGTAGCCCCCGGCCCCCGGCGAAGCACCTTCCGGTTCGTCGGGAGTGGTGGTCAGCACCGCGAGCCGGTCCGCCTCGGCAGGGTTCAGGCAGCGCTCGGCCAGGCCCATCACCCCGCTGAAGCTCCAGGGGTAACTCCCCGCGTCCCGGGCGATGTCCAGTGCGTCGACCACGGCCCGGCCGAGCGGCCCGTCCCAGGGCACGGAGCAGACGCCCAACAGCTGGAAGGCCTCGGACAGGCCGTGCGCGGCTATGAAACCGGCGACCCAGAGCGCCCGTTCGGCCGAGGGCAGGGTGGCGAGGAGCTGGGAGCGCTCCGCCAGCGAGGCCGTCCCCGGGCCGTCCGCCGGCGGTGTCGCGGGGGTGCCGAGCAGCGCCCGCGCCCACGCGGGGTCCCGTTGCCGCACCGCGGCGCGGCACCAGGCGGCGTGCAGCTCACCTGCCCAGCCGTCGGCGACCGGCAGTGTGACGAGCTCGCGGGCCGTCCGGCCGTCGAACCTGTCCCGCCAGACGTCCAGCGGGGTGGCCTCCACCAACTGGCCCAGCCACCACGACCGTTCGCCGCGCCCCGAGGGCGGTACGGGGACCACGCCGTCCCGCTGCATCGCCGCGTCGCACTCGTGCGGCGCCTCCACGGCGACGGAGACGGCACCTCCCGTACGGTCGGGATTCACGCAGGACATGGCGCGGTCGGCCATCCGGAGGGCGAGCGCCGAACCGGGCAGCGCGGAGAGCAGTTCGGCCGCCGTCGCGCGCACGTTGCGGCTGCGGTCCGTCAGGGCGTCCTCCAGGAACGCCTCGTCGGCCCCGGAGAGGCCTGAGCGCAGGGAATCGAGGAACATCAGCCGGTCCTCCGCCCTCTCCGCGGACCACGTGGCGGCGAGCAGGGACCGGGCCGCGGAGGCATCCCGCTCCCGCAGCGCCCCGAGCAGGGCCACCCGTTCGGCGAAGAGGCCCTCCTCCCAGAGCCTGCGCACCGCTTCCGGGTCGGCCGTGTCGGGTCGCCTGGCACCGCGTGCATCGGCACGCAGCGCGAACCTCCACTCCGGATTCAGCCCGGCCAGCCAGAGCCCGCGCGGCCCGGCGAAGGCGAGGACGTGCGGGCGCAGGTCCGTGCGCGCCCGCGCCGCGTCCAGCAGGGCGGGCAGCAGCTCCGCCGGCGCCCGGTAGCCCCGCGCACCGGCGGAGGCCAGCCACTGGGGGATGAGCTCGGTGAGATCGGGGGCCGTGCCCCGGCGTCCCCCGCCGGGCGGGACCGAGCGGTCGGCGAGCAGCTGGGCGAGCCGGCGGCGGGCGGCACGGGGCAGCGGCGGACGGAGGTCGGCGGGTGCGGGCTCCGGTGGGGCGGCCCCGGTGGCAGGACGCAGAGCCGCCCGGCGCCACACGGTGTGCACCGCCGCCGCGTCGAGCAGCGCCGCCGGCCCGAGCGCGGCCCCGTCCTCCGCCCGGAGAGGGCGCCGGTCGGTGCCGAGCAGGGCCGAGGTGACGAGGTCCTCCCAGGGGGTGTCCACGGGCACGCCGGTGGTCGTGGCGGTGGTGGGCATCGGGTCCCTTCCGGTGGTCCGGCAAGCGCGGGTCGAGGAATGCGGTCGGTCGAGGAATGCGGTGGGTCGGGAGGAAGTGGTCGGCCGGGGCACGTGGTGAGGTGAGGAATTCGGTGGATGGACGAGGTCGGGGCGGTCGGGTCGAGCAGTGGCCCGCGTCAGACGAGCGCCACGGCCGTGCCCGCGCCGATGTCGTCCGATGCCTCCGGGCACCAGGCCGCGAGCGGGTCGAAACCGCGGTGTCCGCACTCGCCGAACACCGTCAGGGGGCTGCCGCCGGAGAGGGCGACGAGCTTCCACAGGCCCGGCCGGGACAGCGCCGGGGGTGCGATCGGCAGGGCGGATCCGTCCGCCGCGCCGATCAGCTGCCAGCCGTCCCCGGACGGCGCGGGTATGACGTCGCGCAGGATGGCCGGCCAGGCGTCCAGCCAGGGGTCGTCCCGCAGGGCACGCCCGTACGCGCCGAGGGCATCGGCCGTCGTGCCGCCGTGCTGCGGAGCCGCCGTGACGACGGGATCACCGAACTGCCTTCCCAGCTCCGCCCGCAGTCCTCCGCCGCCGGGGTACGGCGTCACCTCGGCGTCGATCACGGTGCCCACCGGCAGCGTCCGGGCCGGGGCGCGCCCTGGCGCGCCGTAGGACAGCAGGAGCGCCGTCCGCCCCGACTCCTCGCCGTACAGCCAGATACGGCGGGTGGTGATCCTGCCGTCCGGTGTGTCGTACTGCGCGAGGACCGTCCAGCGGTCGCGCACGGCAGGCCCCTCGGCGGAGGCCGTCAGCCCCACTCTCGTACGGACCGTCGCCGCCAGCGGACCGGGCAGCCGGTCGAGCCTCAGCCAGGCCGAGTCCAGCAGATGCAGGAGCGCGCACTCCTCGAGCAGCCGCACCGGCCAGCCGGGCCCCGACGCGGACACGGACCCCAACTCACGCAGCCGGTGCGCGAGTCCGGGCGCCTGGGCGTCGACCATGCGTGCCGCGGTCTCCTCCCACAGCCCGTACTCCGGCCGGTCCGTCGCGGCGAGCCCGCCGCGGAGCAGATCGGCGAGACGCTGCTCCAGCTCCTGCGCACCGCCCGTGACGCGCTCGGCCCTGCGGCCGGCGCGACGGGCCGCCGCGGCCCGGCTCGCGGAGTCCCCGGACGGCCTGTCCACCGCGCGCGACGCCTCGTCAGGAGCGCTTTCCGGCTCCTGATCCGCCGTGCCCGACACCTCGTCGAAGCCGGGCGCCGGCACCCGGCCCGCCGTCCGACGCTCCACCGGGCCCGTGGGACGCCCGGTCTCTCCCCCGTGAGATAGCACCATGGAACCGACGGTAGAGGGAGCCACTGACAATGGGCCCCGGCCGCTGGCCGGAGCCGATTGTCAGTGCCGTGGTGCACGGTGGAAACCGCATCGGATCGACCGATCCGGAGGGGGATCCATGACCGTGTCCGTACAGACCGACGCAGCCGGCGGCGACGTCCTGAGGCCGCATGCCGAGCACGCCTTCGCGGGTGAGCTCAAGGCGCTCGCCGCCGCCGACGACCGTCCCAGGCCCGCCCGTTGGAAGCTCTCGCCCTGGGCCGTCTCCACCTACCTGCTGGGCGGGACGCTCCCCGACGGCACGCTGATCACACCGAAGTACGTGGGGCCGCGCCGCCTCGTCGAGGTCGCCGTGACCACACTCGCCACGGACCGGGCCCTACTGCTCCTCGGCGTCCCGGGGACCGCCAAGACATGGGTCTCCGAACATCTCGCCGCAGCCGTCAGCGGGGACTCGACCCTGCTCGTCCAGGGCACGGCGGGCACCCCCGAGGAAGCGGTCCGCTACGGATGGAACTACGCGCGGCTGCTGGCCGACGGGCCCAGCCGCGCGGCCCTGGTGCCGAGCCCGGTCATGCGGGCCATGGCCGACGGCATGACCGCCCGCATCGAGGAGCTCACCCGCATCCCCGCAGACGTGCAGGACGCACTCATCACGATCCTTTCGGAGAAGACGCTGCCCGTCCCGGAGCTGGGACAGGAGGTCCAGGCGGTCCGGGGCTTCAACCTCGTCGCCACGGCCAACGACCGGGACCGCGGGGTCAACGAGCTCTCCAGCGCCCTGCGCCGCCGCTTCAACACCGTCGTGCTGCCCCTGCCCGCGACCCCCGAGGCCGAGGTGGACATCGTGTCCCGGCGCGTGGCCCAGATCGGACGGGCGCTCGACCTGCCCCCCGCGCCCGACGGCATGGCCGAGATCCGGCGCGTCGTCACGGTCTTCCGTGAACTGCGGGACGGCATCACCACGGACGGCCGCACCACCCTCAAGTCGCCTTCCGGGACGCTGTCCACAGCCGAGGCCATCTCCGTCGTCACCGGAGGTCTCGCGCTCGCCGCCCACTTCGGCGACGGGGTCCTGCGCCCCGGGGACGTCGCGGCGGGCGTTCTGGCGGCCGTGGTCCGCGACCCTGCCGCCGACCGGGTGGTCTGGCAGGAGTACGTGGAGACCGTCGTCCGCGAGCGGGACGGCTGGAAGGACTTCTACCGCGCCTGCCGTGAGGCCGCCGCATGACCCCTCGTACCGTGGGGCGCGCCCCTGCGAACGGTCCGCTGCTCCTGGGGGTCCGTCACCACGGCCCCGGCTCCGCCCGCGCGGTCCTGGCGGCCCTGGAATCCGCCCGGCCGAGCGCGGTGCTCGTCGAGGGGCCGCCCGAGGGCGACGCCCTGCTGCCGCTCGCCGCGCACGGCAGGATGCGTCCGCCGGTCGCGCTGCTCGCCCACGCCGTGGACGATCCGGGGCGCGCCGCGTTCTGGCCGATGGCCGAGTTCTCGCCCGAGTGGGTGGCGATCCGCTGGGCCCTGTCGCACGAGGTCCCCGTGCGCTTCGTGGACCTGCCGGCCGCGCACTCACTGGCGCTGACGGACCGGCAGCAGGCAGGTGTCGAGAAGGAGGGGAAGGACCCTGGCATCGACCCGATCGGCATCCTCGCCGGGGCCGCCGGTCACGACGACCCCGAGCGCTGGTGGGAGGACGTCGTCGAGCACCGTGCGGCGGACGGCGCTCCGGCCGACCCGTGTGCCCCGTTCGCCGCGCTCGCCGAGGCGATGACGGCGCTGCGTGAGGCGCACGGGGACGGGGGGCATCCGCAGGACGCCGTCCGGGAGGCCGCCATGCGCCTCCAGCTGCGCGCCGCCCGCAAGGAGTTCGGCGACGGCTTCGCCGTGGTCTGCGGCGCGTGGCACGTGCCCGCGCTCACCGCGAGGACGACGGTCGCCGCGGACCGGGCCCTCCTCAAGGGGATGCCCAAGGTCAGGGCGGAGCTGACCTGGGTGCCCTGGACCCATCGCCGGCTCGCCCGGTACAGCGGATACGGCGCGGGGATCGAGTCGCCCGGCTGGTACGGGCACCTGTTCGGCGCACCCGACCGGCCCGTCGAGCGCTGGATGACGAAGGCCGCCGGGCTGCTGCGCGCTTCGGACAGGGCCGTGTCCTCGGCGGATGTCATCGAGGCCGTCCGGCTCGCCGAGACCCTGGCGGCCCTGCGGGGCCGCCCGGCCGTCGGTCTGGACGAGGCCACCGACGCGGTCAGGGCTGTCATGTGCGGGGGCTCCGACGTGCCGCTCGCCCTCGTGCGGGACCGGCTCGTCGTCGGCGAGATCCTCGGCGAGGTCCCGGAGACCGCCCCCGCCGTGCCCCTCCAGCGCGACCTGGACAGGCAGCAGCGGGCCCTGAGGCTGAGACCGGAGGCGGAGAAGCGCGAGCTGGAGCTCGACCTGCGCAAGGAGACCGACGCGGCCCGCAGCAGACTGCTGCACCGGTTGCGGCTCCTCGGAGTGGACTGGGGCGAACCGGCCGCGGGCCGGGGAAGCACGGGGACGTTCCGGGAGAGCTGGCGGCTGCGCTGGGAGCCCGAGCTGTTCGTCCGGACCGCCGAAGCCGGGGTGTGGGGCACCACCGTGCTGGGCGCCGCGACCGCCAGGGCCGAGTCGGACGCCGTGTCGGCCTCGTCGCTCGCCCGGGTCACGGCGCTCGCCGAGCAGTGCCTCCTGGCCGGCCTGCCCGAGGCGCTGCCCGTCGTGATGAGGGCCCTCGCCGACCGGGCCGCCCTCGACGCGGACGTCGGCCACCTCGCCGACGCACTGCCCGCCCTGGCCCGCTCCCTGCGGTACGGGGACGTGCGGGCCACCGACACCACCGCCCTGGGCGAGGTGGCCGTCGGCCTCGCCGAGCGCGTCTGCGTGGGCCTGCCGTCCGCCTGCACCGGCCTCGACGCGGACGCCGCCGCCGAGGCGCACCGCCGGATGGACGGCGTGCACACCGCGATCGCGCTGCTCGCGGGCGCCGTGCGGGCGGACGGACTGCCCGAACGGTGGGCCGCCGTCCTGCGCACGCTGTCCGGCGGCGACGCGGTCGCCGGCGTGATCAGGGGCCGCGCCACGCGGCTGCTCCTGGACGACGGGCGGCTCTCCGGGAGCGACGCCGCACGTGTCATGGGACTGGCCCTCTCGCCCGGGACGGCGCCCGCCGGCGCGGCGGCCTGGATCGAGGGCTTCGTGGGCGGAGCGGCGGGCGGCGGCCTGCTGCTCGTCCACGACGAACGGCTCCTCGGGCTCGTCGACACCTGGCTCACGGGTGTACCGGCCGACGCGTTCACCGACGTACTGCCCCTGGTGCGCCGCACGTTCTCGGCCTACGAGCCCGGTGTGCGTCGCACGCTGGGCGAACTCGTCCGCCGCGGCCCGGGCGCCGGCACCGCGCGCGGCGAGCGCGGGGAGGGCGTACCCGCTGCGCCCGGCTTCGGCGAAGCACTCGACGAGGAGCGCGCGGACGCGGTGGTCCCGGTGCTCCGGTTGCTGCTCGGCGCGGACGGCCCGGACGGAGCGGTCGGAGCGGTCGGCCCGGCGGGAGTGGCGGTGACCGGATGAGCACGGACCGCGCGGACACCAGGGAAGAGGAGAGCGCGATGGACGGGACACCCGCCGACGACGAGCGGCTGCGGCGCTGGCGCATGGTGCTCGGAGCGGACGGCGCCGAGAGCACGGGCCGTGAGCTCACCGGACGTGACGCGGCGATGGACGGAGCGCTGACCGCGCTGTACGGCGGGAGGAAGCCGGGCGGCCGGGGCGGGGGCGAGCGTTCCGCCGGGCTCGGGGCCTCCGCCCCGGCCATGGCCCGCTGGCTGGGCGACATC contains:
- a CDS encoding DUF5691 domain-containing protein — its product is MPTTATTTGVPVDTPWEDLVTSALLGTDRRPLRAEDGAALGPAALLDAAAVHTVWRRAALRPATGAAPPEPAPADLRPPLPRAARRRLAQLLADRSVPPGGGRRGTAPDLTELIPQWLASAGARGYRAPAELLPALLDAARARTDLRPHVLAFAGPRGLWLAGLNPEWRFALRADARGARRPDTADPEAVRRLWEEGLFAERVALLGALRERDASAARSLLAATWSAERAEDRLMFLDSLRSGLSGADEAFLEDALTDRSRNVRATAAELLSALPGSALALRMADRAMSCVNPDRTGGAVSVAVEAPHECDAAMQRDGVVPVPPSGRGERSWWLGQLVEATPLDVWRDRFDGRTARELVTLPVADGWAGELHAAWCRAAVRQRDPAWARALLGTPATPPADGPGTASLAERSQLLATLPSAERALWVAGFIAAHGLSEAFQLLGVCSVPWDGPLGRAVVDALDIARDAGSYPWSFSGVMGLAERCLNPAEADRLAVLTTTPDEPEGASPGAGGYWSEAFQRLVSTLRLRAAMDAELADDGGAERHARNGTG
- a CDS encoding cobalamin B12-binding domain-containing protein; protein product: MGVTGPIRVVVAKPGLDGHDRGAKVIARALRDAGMEVIYTGLHQTPEQIVDTAIQEDADAIGLSILSGAHNTLFAKVIELLKEREAEDIKVFGGGIIPEADIAPLKEQGVAEIFTPGATTASIVDWVNAHVRQPAGA
- a CDS encoding ATP-binding protein gives rise to the protein MTVSVQTDAAGGDVLRPHAEHAFAGELKALAAADDRPRPARWKLSPWAVSTYLLGGTLPDGTLITPKYVGPRRLVEVAVTTLATDRALLLLGVPGTAKTWVSEHLAAAVSGDSTLLVQGTAGTPEEAVRYGWNYARLLADGPSRAALVPSPVMRAMADGMTARIEELTRIPADVQDALITILSEKTLPVPELGQEVQAVRGFNLVATANDRDRGVNELSSALRRRFNTVVLPLPATPEAEVDIVSRRVAQIGRALDLPPAPDGMAEIRRVVTVFRELRDGITTDGRTTLKSPSGTLSTAEAISVVTGGLALAAHFGDGVLRPGDVAAGVLAAVVRDPAADRVVWQEYVETVVRERDGWKDFYRACREAAA
- a CDS encoding esterase/lipase family protein encodes the protein MKVLSFLPLLLRRPCLRPAWLSSTLIRATALELVILAGHVLIYPSGLTPERRAPAAPPPSGTGTGTGRDGDGHPAPDTDADPDTDGITRSAEATVLPTAAGDRPPVVLLHGFIDNRSVFVLLRRSLARHGWHHLESLNYSPLTCDIRTAAELLDRHVEEICARTGHREIDIVGHSLGGLIARYYVQRLGGDRRVRTLVTLGTPHGGTAAAPLAGAHPIVRQMRAGSDLIEELRRPAPGCRTRFVSFWSELDRVMLPVETACVDHPDLDAVNVRVTGIGHLALPVHPAVASAIRQALESDGAAVGTPGTAPGAASVA
- a CDS encoding DUF5682 family protein; its protein translation is MTPRTVGRAPANGPLLLGVRHHGPGSARAVLAALESARPSAVLVEGPPEGDALLPLAAHGRMRPPVALLAHAVDDPGRAAFWPMAEFSPEWVAIRWALSHEVPVRFVDLPAAHSLALTDRQQAGVEKEGKDPGIDPIGILAGAAGHDDPERWWEDVVEHRAADGAPADPCAPFAALAEAMTALREAHGDGGHPQDAVREAAMRLQLRAARKEFGDGFAVVCGAWHVPALTARTTVAADRALLKGMPKVRAELTWVPWTHRRLARYSGYGAGIESPGWYGHLFGAPDRPVERWMTKAAGLLRASDRAVSSADVIEAVRLAETLAALRGRPAVGLDEATDAVRAVMCGGSDVPLALVRDRLVVGEILGEVPETAPAVPLQRDLDRQQRALRLRPEAEKRELELDLRKETDAARSRLLHRLRLLGVDWGEPAAGRGSTGTFRESWRLRWEPELFVRTAEAGVWGTTVLGAATARAESDAVSASSLARVTALAEQCLLAGLPEALPVVMRALADRAALDADVGHLADALPALARSLRYGDVRATDTTALGEVAVGLAERVCVGLPSACTGLDADAAAEAHRRMDGVHTAIALLAGAVRADGLPERWAAVLRTLSGGDAVAGVIRGRATRLLLDDGRLSGSDAARVMGLALSPGTAPAGAAAWIEGFVGGAAGGGLLLVHDERLLGLVDTWLTGVPADAFTDVLPLVRRTFSAYEPGVRRTLGELVRRGPGAGTARGERGEGVPAAPGFGEALDEERADAVVPVLRLLLGADGPDGAVGAVGPAGVAVTG